A section of the Desulfotignum phosphitoxidans DSM 13687 genome encodes:
- a CDS encoding hydrogenase iron-sulfur subunit, with translation MEHFEPEIVAFCCHYCAYTAADMAGSKRISYPSNVKIIRVPCSGKVDAIHLMKALEKGADGVYVAGCLAGDCHFKNGNVRAEARVNRVKKLLTELGWEPERVAMYNMSAGMGEAFAQVAKEFTETIKKLGPNPGRTGAVDKAAS, from the coding sequence ATGGAACATTTTGAACCTGAAATTGTCGCATTCTGCTGTCATTACTGTGCATATACGGCCGCAGATATGGCCGGCAGCAAGCGGATATCATATCCTTCCAACGTGAAGATCATCCGGGTGCCCTGTTCGGGTAAAGTGGATGCCATTCACCTGATGAAAGCCTTGGAAAAAGGGGCGGACGGTGTGTATGTGGCAGGATGTCTGGCAGGTGACTGCCATTTTAAAAATGGAAACGTCCGGGCCGAAGCCCGGGTGAACCGGGTCAAGAAACTGCTCACCGAACTGGGCTGGGAACCGGAACGGGTGGCCATGTACAACATGTCTGCCGGTATGGGAGAAGCATTTGCCCAGGTGGCCAAAGAGTTTACGGAAACCATAAAAAAACTGGGACCGAACCCCGGCAGGACCGGGGCCGTGGATAAGGCTGCCAGTTGA
- a CDS encoding methylenetetrahydrofolate reductase C-terminal domain-containing protein, which translates to MITAEQKPIQEIIQYIAPYSKILLVGCNECVTVCAAGGRKEVGLLASALHLNHLKQGKNIDIREITLERQCDPEYVEELTPYIDGVDAVVSMACGCGVQTIAARFKKTPVFPAVNTRFMGASLSQGVWSERCKGCGDCVLGITGGICPVARCSKHLFNGPCGGTSNGQCEVSPDIDCAWRLIWERLKELGMESRYEELMEAKDWRPGGAGGPGTIIREDLA; encoded by the coding sequence ATGATTACAGCAGAACAAAAACCCATACAGGAAATCATCCAGTATATTGCCCCATACAGCAAAATTCTCCTGGTGGGTTGCAATGAATGTGTGACAGTGTGTGCGGCAGGCGGCAGAAAAGAGGTCGGCCTGCTGGCATCTGCCCTGCATCTGAACCATCTGAAACAGGGCAAAAATATCGATATCAGAGAAATCACCCTGGAACGGCAATGTGATCCGGAATACGTGGAAGAACTGACCCCGTATATCGACGGCGTAGATGCCGTGGTGTCCATGGCCTGCGGCTGCGGCGTTCAGACCATTGCGGCCCGGTTCAAGAAAACCCCTGTGTTTCCCGCGGTCAACACCCGGTTCATGGGCGCGTCTTTGAGCCAGGGCGTTTGGTCCGAGCGGTGTAAAGGATGCGGCGACTGCGTTTTAGGCATCACCGGCGGCATCTGCCCGGTGGCCCGATGTTCCAAACATCTTTTCAACGGCCCCTGCGGCGGTACATCCAACGGGCAGTGCGAGGTCAGCCCGGACATTGACTGCGCCTGGCGTCTGATCTGGGAACGGCTCAAGGAACTGGGAATGGAATCCCGGTATGAGGAATTGATGGAAGCAAAGGACTGGAGACCTGGTGGCGCCGGCGGACCCGGGACAATTATCAGGGAGGATTTGGCATAA
- a CDS encoding methylenetetrahydrofolate reductase yields MKTDSRLEKVLASGELAVTSECGPPRGCRPEKVTEKAALLKDHVDGINVTDNQTAMVRMSSCTAGILIKQMGLDPIIQMVSRDRNRLAMQSEILGAYSFGINTMLCLSGDHAKFGDHPMAQGVFDIDSVQMIKMVQQMRDKGLFQGGAKIDGPPKMFIGAAANPFADPFELRVMRLAKKIKAGVDFIQTQCIFNLDKFEEWMKGVVERGLDEQVHILAGITPMKSVGMARYMKNKVPGMDIPDDVIKRLEGVPKEQQPEEGIKMAVEAIERLKQVKGVHGFHIMAIEWEEKVPQIVEKAGLYPRPKV; encoded by the coding sequence ATGAAGACAGACAGCAGACTTGAAAAGGTATTGGCATCCGGTGAACTGGCAGTGACCTCGGAATGCGGGCCACCCAGGGGGTGCCGCCCGGAAAAGGTCACGGAAAAAGCAGCCCTGCTCAAAGATCATGTGGACGGCATCAACGTGACCGACAACCAGACCGCCATGGTCCGGATGTCTTCGTGTACCGCCGGCATCCTCATCAAACAGATGGGGCTGGATCCCATCATCCAGATGGTGTCCAGGGACAGAAACCGCCTGGCCATGCAGAGCGAAATCCTCGGAGCGTATTCTTTCGGCATCAACACCATGCTCTGCCTGTCCGGGGACCATGCCAAGTTCGGGGACCATCCCATGGCCCAGGGCGTGTTTGACATCGATTCCGTGCAGATGATCAAGATGGTCCAGCAGATGCGGGATAAAGGCCTGTTCCAGGGCGGTGCCAAGATTGACGGCCCCCCGAAGATGTTCATCGGCGCGGCAGCCAACCCGTTTGCCGATCCGTTTGAACTGAGGGTCATGCGCCTGGCCAAAAAAATCAAGGCAGGCGTTGACTTTATCCAGACACAATGTATTTTTAACCTGGATAAATTTGAAGAATGGATGAAAGGGGTCGTGGAACGGGGCCTGGACGAGCAGGTCCACATCCTGGCCGGCATCACGCCCATGAAATCCGTGGGCATGGCCCGGTACATGAAAAATAAAGTGCCGGGAATGGATATACCCGATGATGTTATCAAACGGCTGGAAGGGGTGCCCAAAGAGCAGCAGCCGGAAGAAGGCATTAAAATGGCCGTGGAAGCCATTGAACGTCTCAAGCAGGTCAAAGGCGTTCACGGATTTCATATCATGGCCATTGAATGGGAAGAAAAAGTACCCCAGATCGTGGAAAAGGCAGGACTGTACCCCAGGCCCAAGGTTTAG
- a CDS encoding response regulator transcription factor — translation MSEQKLILVVDDDPDLVEAVSMKLEAKNYRVAKAYDGVEAMDRINEEKPALVILDVMMPRKNGWDVCEEIKNDEGLKDIAVVLLTAVADSVKTTSYTHHDGKTTLADDYIPKPIDLDELMEIVSDHCG, via the coding sequence ATGAGCGAACAAAAACTCATTCTGGTGGTGGATGATGACCCGGATCTGGTGGAAGCGGTGTCCATGAAGCTGGAAGCCAAAAACTACCGGGTTGCCAAAGCCTATGACGGTGTGGAAGCCATGGATCGAATCAATGAAGAAAAACCGGCCCTGGTGATACTGGATGTCATGATGCCCCGGAAAAACGGGTGGGATGTCTGCGAGGAAATCAAGAACGATGAAGGACTCAAAGACATTGCCGTTGTTTTGTTGACTGCGGTGGCGGATTCAGTGAAAACCACCAGCTACACCCATCATGACGGCAAAACAACGCTGGCCGATGACTATATTCCCAAACCGATCGATCTGGATGAATTGATGGAGATCGTTTCTGATCACTGCGGCTGA
- a CDS encoding PAS domain-containing sensor histidine kinase gives MKNDTLRPQDLFWRVRIFDALSFPSVIIDLEKSVVGANKKFYDTYKLTPEDILGKKCYHSFLYKNTPCKSQDCPISRVIENKEAHSYTLKRQYKWEERVFSPIFDDHQEVAYVLSSIRDITRTKSLESQLIGVKEFITRVIYSSASAIVAADRSGRIELMNSVAKELFGAYNGGEGSITHTEQLYPPGKAKEIMRMLRDEKIGGRGKLIIPKTTIVNAKGEEVEVEMSAAIIYDENGNESATMAIYNDLKDKIKVEKELKKTQKQLAQSEKMASLGQLAAGVAHEINNPLTGVLFYASLLLERPDLDDDAKADLTYIVEDANRCKNIVKSLLVYSRSTDSNKRIVHINEIVDQSLKLVRDQKKFRNIQVRRFLDDEMMLIHADVSKLNQVIINLIINAADVMKGNGKISLSTYRDKPNKKVFLEVKDTGEGIPRENLSKIFDPFFTTKEVGKSTGLGLSIVYGIIEEHGGRISVKETGTKGTTFIIEFPMYVPSEDGPHFCDPPGSA, from the coding sequence ATGAAAAATGATACATTGCGTCCCCAGGATTTGTTCTGGCGGGTCCGGATTTTTGATGCCCTGTCTTTTCCCTCGGTGATCATTGATCTTGAAAAGAGTGTGGTCGGTGCCAACAAGAAATTTTATGACACCTATAAGCTCACACCTGAAGATATTTTGGGCAAAAAATGTTATCATTCTTTTTTGTATAAAAACACACCGTGCAAATCCCAGGATTGTCCCATATCCCGGGTCATAGAAAACAAAGAAGCCCATTCCTATACGCTGAAACGCCAATACAAATGGGAAGAGCGGGTATTTTCCCCGATTTTCGACGATCACCAGGAAGTGGCGTATGTGCTTTCCAGTATCCGGGACATTACAAGGACCAAATCCCTTGAAAGCCAGTTGATCGGTGTGAAAGAATTCATCACCCGGGTCATTTATTCATCTGCCAGTGCCATTGTGGCGGCAGACCGGTCCGGCCGGATTGAATTGATGAATTCCGTGGCCAAAGAACTGTTCGGTGCATACAACGGCGGGGAAGGGAGCATCACACATACGGAACAGCTGTATCCGCCGGGCAAGGCCAAGGAAATCATGCGGATGCTCAGGGATGAAAAAATCGGGGGCAGGGGCAAACTGATCATTCCAAAAACCACCATTGTCAATGCCAAGGGAGAAGAAGTGGAAGTGGAGATGTCGGCTGCCATCATCTATGACGAGAACGGCAACGAATCTGCCACCATGGCCATCTACAACGATCTCAAAGACAAGATCAAGGTGGAAAAAGAGCTGAAAAAAACCCAGAAACAGCTGGCCCAGTCTGAAAAAATGGCCTCTCTGGGTCAGCTGGCTGCCGGTGTGGCCCATGAGATCAACAACCCGCTTACCGGGGTTTTGTTTTATGCCAGCCTGCTGCTGGAACGACCGGATTTAGATGACGATGCCAAAGCCGATCTCACATATATCGTGGAGGATGCCAACCGGTGCAAAAATATCGTGAAAAGCCTTTTAGTATACAGCAGAAGTACCGATTCCAACAAGCGAATCGTGCATATCAATGAAATTGTGGATCAAAGCCTCAAACTGGTTCGCGATCAGAAAAAATTCCGCAACATCCAGGTCCGGCGGTTTCTGGACGATGAGATGATGCTCATTCATGCGGATGTCAGTAAGCTCAATCAAGTGATCATCAATCTGATCATCAACGCGGCGGACGTCATGAAAGGCAACGGCAAAATTTCTTTGTCCACATACCGGGACAAGCCCAACAAAAAAGTGTTTCTGGAGGTGAAAGATACCGGAGAGGGAATTCCCAGAGAAAATCTGTCCAAAATTTTTGATCCGTTTTTCACCACCAAAGAAGTCGGAAAAAGCACGGGGTTGGGACTGAGCATTGTCTATGGTATCATTGAAGAGCACGGGGGACGCATTTCAGTCAAGGAAACCGGTACCAAAGGCACCACATTTATCATTGAATTCCCCATGTATGTGCCCAGTGAAGACGGCCCCCATTTTTGTGATCCCCCGGGATCTGCATGA